The Planococcus versutus genome contains a region encoding:
- a CDS encoding HNH endonuclease, which yields MEWIIPANSKIYNYEKAFSTYEQIDWKQSANYQVGDIIYIYATMPVKKILYKTNVVEVDLGPSEGYQNPGDWIDKNGFDSFKEVKRFVRLEIEDHVDNEALSLDALLKNGLNGAPQGPLKVSTVLSSYIEKHMSGQIFPDEVSEELEEGQKVKVAVNRYERNPIARKKCIEIHGDSCAVCSMNFGEIYGEVGEGFIHVHHVNPLHEIGKQHVIDYEKDLVPVCPNCHSMLHRKVNGNVLSVDELKKEISEKSIL from the coding sequence ATGGAATGGATTATTCCTGCTAATAGTAAAATCTATAATTATGAAAAAGCATTCAGTACATATGAGCAAATAGATTGGAAGCAAAGCGCAAATTACCAAGTGGGCGATATCATTTATATATATGCAACGATGCCGGTTAAAAAGATTCTTTACAAAACAAATGTAGTTGAGGTAGATTTGGGACCAAGTGAGGGTTATCAGAACCCTGGTGATTGGATTGATAAAAATGGGTTTGATAGTTTTAAAGAAGTTAAAAGGTTCGTTCGTTTGGAAATTGAAGATCATGTGGACAATGAGGCGCTTTCACTGGATGCTCTATTGAAAAACGGATTGAACGGAGCGCCACAGGGTCCATTAAAAGTAAGTACGGTATTATCTAGTTATATAGAAAAGCATATGAGTGGCCAGATCTTTCCTGATGAAGTCAGTGAAGAGTTGGAAGAAGGACAAAAAGTCAAAGTAGCAGTGAACAGATATGAAAGAAATCCAATTGCCAGAAAAAAATGCATCGAAATTCACGGAGATAGCTGTGCAGTTTGTTCAATGAACTTTGGAGAGATATATGGTGAGGTTGGAGAAGGATTTATTCATGTGCATCATGTTAATCCTTTACATGAAATCGGTAAACAACACGTAATTGATTATGAAAAAGATCTTGTCCCAGTTTGTCCGAACTGTCATTCAATGTTACATCGCAAAGTGAACGGGAATGTGTTGAGTGTAGATGAATTAAAAAAAGAAATAAGTGAAAAAAGTATTCTATAA
- a CDS encoding DUF4839 domain-containing protein has translation MKKTLLFLSIMVSTIGLSACSEEKDPNVLKVSNSSDDIVGENYESVISELEEIGFTNIETKILDDLITGWLTKDGEIEKVDIDGKTEFSAQDDFQKDSKIVITYHTFEKEETNTNQKSKETNVEKVEEPTTDTSAESNKEETSTTDKVSPEKDKQVTSDKPAESSTEILTANNNEELAVILALKDTTDPKIAEFAKKYAGRTIEFDGYIANMMPHGKYKTRYDILINVGDYRETNFSGPDFKFDDVGMLDLNLTGSEIPDTIGYRQNLFITAIVDEYDENPGLFFIKPISTEIR, from the coding sequence ATGAAAAAAACTTTACTATTTTTGAGTATCATGGTTTCAACTATTGGTTTATCTGCTTGTTCTGAAGAAAAGGATCCTAATGTGCTAAAAGTAAGCAACTCTTCAGATGACATAGTTGGAGAAAATTATGAATCCGTAATTTCAGAATTAGAAGAAATAGGATTCACAAATATTGAAACGAAGATATTAGATGACTTAATTACTGGTTGGTTAACTAAAGATGGTGAAATTGAAAAAGTAGATATTGATGGAAAGACCGAGTTTAGTGCGCAAGATGATTTTCAAAAAGATTCAAAAATAGTTATCACCTATCACACTTTTGAAAAAGAAGAAACGAACACTAATCAAAAATCCAAGGAAACAAATGTTGAGAAAGTAGAAGAACCAACCACTGATACGTCTGCTGAAAGTAATAAAGAAGAAACAAGTACAACTGACAAAGTTAGTCCAGAGAAAGATAAACAAGTAACTAGTGACAAACCTGCTGAGAGTAGCACAGAAATATTAACTGCAAATAATAATGAGGAACTTGCAGTCATTCTGGCATTAAAGGATACTACCGATCCAAAAATTGCTGAATTCGCAAAAAAATACGCGGGTAGAACCATTGAATTTGATGGTTATATAGCAAACATGATGCCTCATGGAAAGTATAAAACAAGATACGACATATTAATTAACGTAGGTGATTATAGGGAAACCAATTTTAGCGGACCTGACTTTAAGTTTGACGATGTCGGTATGTTAGATTTAAACCTTACCGGTTCTGAAATACCAGACACTATTGGTTATCGACAGAATCTTTTCATTACAGCCATAGTTGACGAATACGATGAAAACCCTGGGCTTTTCTTTATTAAACCAATTTCTACTGAAATAAGATAA
- a CDS encoding IS3 family transposase (programmed frameshift) yields MPQKRRTFSPEFKKQVVALHAGGKSRPDIVREYDLTASALDRWIAQSNQTGSFEEKDNRSPLETELLAYKKRNKQLEMEVDIFKASGADHGTKIEIIQQNQHLYSVSAMCTVLQIARSTFYYETSVSVEKAHQKAQAEQELKDELWAIFHENRRVYGTRKLKKELANRKKWVISRRRIGRLMASLGIQSKYALPSYKPMVTPPNEATYRNVLNRQFNPAAKNAVLVSDLTYVKVGGRWNYICFLLDLYNREIVGYSLGERKDAALVQRAFASVKGDLGAVKLFHTDRGSEFKNTGIDALLKTHQIERSLSQKGTPYDNAVAEATFKILKTELINGMCFDTLNQLALELFDYVNWYNHVRLHSSLGYTSPVTYRNAALKKVV; encoded by the exons ATGCCACAAAAAAGACGAACATTTTCCCCAGAATTCAAAAAACAGGTCGTCGCGCTGCACGCAGGCGGAAAAAGCCGACCGGATATTGTCCGGGAATACGACCTGACGGCTTCCGCCCTCGATCGGTGGATTGCCCAATCCAATCAAACTGGCTCGTTCGAGGAAAAAGATAACCGAAGCCCTTTGGAAACGGAATTGCTTGCCTACAAAAAACGAAATAAGCAGTTGGAGATGGAAGTGGATATTT TTAAAGCAAGCGGCGCTGATCATGGGACGAAAATAGAGATTATCCAACAGAATCAACACCTCTATTCAGTATCAGCAATGTGCACTGTCCTCCAAATTGCCCGCAGCACCTTTTACTATGAGACTTCCGTTTCGGTAGAAAAAGCACACCAAAAAGCCCAAGCAGAACAGGAGTTGAAAGACGAACTCTGGGCGATCTTTCACGAGAATCGCCGCGTCTATGGCACACGCAAGCTGAAAAAAGAGTTGGCGAACAGAAAGAAATGGGTGATCTCGAGACGCCGTATTGGACGCCTCATGGCGTCACTTGGCATCCAATCGAAATACGCGCTGCCATCCTACAAACCGATGGTCACGCCTCCCAATGAAGCGACATACCGGAATGTGCTGAACCGCCAATTCAATCCGGCAGCGAAAAACGCCGTGTTGGTCAGCGACCTGACGTATGTAAAGGTTGGCGGCCGCTGGAACTATATTTGTTTCCTTCTCGATTTATACAACCGTGAAATTGTGGGGTACAGTCTGGGCGAGCGTAAAGACGCTGCCCTGGTTCAACGTGCCTTCGCATCGGTCAAAGGCGACTTGGGAGCCGTGAAGCTGTTCCATACGGACCGCGGATCTGAATTCAAGAACACCGGCATCGATGCGCTATTAAAGACGCACCAAATCGAACGGTCGCTGAGCCAAAAAGGAACCCCTTACGATAATGCGGTGGCGGAAGCCACGTTCAAGATTTTGAAGACGGAACTCATCAACGGAATGTGCTTTGACACGCTTAACCAGCTAGCGCTTGAACTGTTTGATTACGTGAATTGGTACAACCATGTCCGTCTACACAGCAGTCTGGGCTATACCAGCCCTGTCACTTATCGAAACGCAGCCCTTAAAAAAGTTGTTTGA
- a CDS encoding amidase family protein produces MKTNTFQLNETTIKDIQQAFRNHKLTSVELVEAYLERIRAFDQNGPKINSVLTINPDALKIAAQLDENRGQDNQGPLYGIPVLLKDNIETADPMPTTAGAIALEHNFAKEDAFVTKQLRNAGAIIFGKVNLSEWAYFMSQDGPSGYSSLGGQVLNPYGVGVFKAEDVGGSSSGTGAAIASNFAVFGVGTETSGSILSPSSANSIVGIKPTLGLISRSRIIPIAESQDTAGPMARTVTDAAILLGAMTGVDEQDAATLTSAEHALTDYTPHLKKDGLNGARIGVDLSFLNNKAPEERAIIDEAIEQFKALGATVVEVTIPKSTFESDVLWYEFKRNVNDYLRTTPAEVPVKSLADVIEFNKKDPERRMKFGQAELEKAQKLSDDPNDSTYLEHRETDLRTSTSEGLDLVMREHQLDALLFQNNRGADMPAKAGYPSITVPAGYTSSGHPVGVTFSAQAFSEARLIELAFSYEQASLKRKAPDLESY; encoded by the coding sequence ATGAAAACAAATACATTCCAGTTAAACGAAACGACAATCAAAGACATTCAACAAGCTTTCCGTAATCATAAACTTACCTCGGTAGAATTGGTCGAAGCTTATCTTGAGCGGATCAGAGCTTTCGACCAGAATGGCCCGAAAATCAATTCCGTCTTGACGATCAATCCAGACGCACTGAAAATCGCAGCACAACTAGATGAGAATCGCGGACAAGATAACCAAGGTCCCCTATACGGCATCCCTGTGTTGCTCAAAGACAATATCGAAACTGCTGACCCAATGCCGACAACAGCCGGCGCGATTGCACTCGAACACAACTTCGCTAAAGAAGATGCCTTTGTCACCAAGCAATTACGAAATGCAGGTGCCATCATTTTCGGCAAAGTAAACTTGAGCGAATGGGCGTATTTCATGTCACAAGATGGACCGAGCGGCTATAGTTCACTCGGCGGTCAAGTGCTAAACCCGTATGGCGTAGGTGTCTTTAAAGCAGAAGACGTTGGCGGTTCGAGTTCAGGGACAGGAGCCGCTATCGCTTCGAATTTCGCTGTTTTCGGTGTTGGTACGGAAACATCCGGCTCAATTTTGAGTCCATCAAGTGCCAATTCAATTGTCGGTATCAAACCAACCTTAGGCCTCATTAGTCGCTCGCGCATCATTCCAATCGCTGAAAGCCAGGATACTGCCGGACCAATGGCGCGTACTGTGACGGATGCGGCGATTTTACTTGGCGCAATGACCGGTGTCGACGAGCAAGACGCGGCAACACTAACAAGCGCGGAACATGCGCTCACTGATTACACGCCGCACTTGAAAAAAGACGGTTTGAACGGTGCCCGCATTGGCGTCGATCTTAGCTTTTTAAACAACAAAGCACCAGAAGAACGTGCCATTATAGATGAGGCGATTGAGCAATTCAAAGCACTCGGCGCCACGGTTGTTGAAGTGACAATTCCAAAGTCAACATTTGAGTCAGACGTCTTGTGGTACGAATTCAAGCGTAACGTTAACGACTATTTGCGTACCACACCTGCTGAAGTGCCAGTCAAATCCTTAGCAGACGTGATCGAATTCAACAAAAAAGACCCTGAGCGTCGCATGAAATTTGGTCAGGCCGAACTAGAAAAAGCACAAAAGTTAAGCGACGATCCGAACGACTCGACTTATTTAGAACATCGCGAAACGGATTTGCGAACTTCTACTTCAGAAGGATTGGATCTCGTCATGCGAGAACACCAACTCGACGCACTGTTATTCCAAAACAACCGCGGTGCCGATATGCCCGCAAAAGCAGGCTATCCGTCCATCACCGTTCCGGCGGGGTACACGAGCAGCGGACATCCTGTTGGTGTCACGTTTAGTGCACAAGCGTTTAGCGAAGCACGTTTGATCGAGCTCGCCTTTTCTTATGAACAGGCAAGCTTGAAACGCAAAGCACCGGATTTGGAGTCTTACTGA
- a CDS encoding aldo/keto reductase — translation MEKEIPKVTLNDGTTLPVIGLGTYGLWGNAGANAVSSGINAGYRLIDTAYNYENEGAVGEGIRRSGIPREELWVTSKLPGRYHTYEKALVAIQESLYRLQLDYFDLYLIHWPMPNQDSYVEAWQALIDAKKWGLVRSIGVSNFLPEHLERIIGETGVTPSLNQVELHPFFNQQQQRNVHNEFNIQTQSWSPIAKAKDILSNEAIRKIADRHHKTIAQVVLRWQYQIGSVSIPRSTSAKRQRENLAIFDFALSDAEMTAIAELSRPDGRLFDMDPATHEEF, via the coding sequence ATGGAAAAAGAAATACCCAAAGTGACATTAAACGACGGAACAACGTTACCCGTTATAGGACTCGGTACATACGGACTGTGGGGCAATGCTGGAGCAAACGCAGTTAGCAGTGGGATCAATGCCGGTTACCGGTTGATTGACACGGCATATAATTACGAAAACGAAGGAGCAGTTGGTGAAGGTATACGACGCAGCGGCATTCCGCGTGAAGAACTATGGGTAACGTCCAAATTACCGGGGCGTTATCATACGTATGAAAAAGCTCTAGTAGCCATTCAAGAATCGTTGTATCGTTTGCAATTGGATTATTTCGACCTGTACTTGATCCACTGGCCAATGCCAAATCAAGATTCCTACGTGGAAGCGTGGCAAGCGTTGATTGATGCGAAGAAATGGGGACTCGTTCGGTCGATTGGCGTCAGTAATTTCTTACCTGAACACTTAGAGCGGATTATTGGAGAGACTGGCGTAACGCCGAGTCTCAATCAAGTTGAATTGCATCCGTTTTTTAATCAGCAACAGCAACGGAACGTGCACAACGAATTCAATATTCAAACGCAATCGTGGAGTCCGATTGCAAAGGCAAAAGATATTTTATCGAATGAGGCAATAAGAAAGATTGCAGACCGTCATCATAAAACGATTGCGCAAGTAGTTTTGCGCTGGCAATACCAAATTGGCTCTGTATCGATTCCTCGTTCTACTTCTGCTAAACGGCAGCGAGAAAATTTAGCTATTTTTGATTTTGCCTTAAGCGATGCTGAAATGACTGCGATTGCTGAACTTTCTCGTCCGGATGGCAGACTGTTTGATATGGACCCCGCTACTCATGAGGAATTTTAA
- a CDS encoding TspO/MBR family protein, with translation MEFLKVNGKIKPGKLALSIMVPVVGGSLAGAFANRNTQEEYSVLKKPSFSPPPWVFPLAWTALYASMGMAKYRATEKAALKTAEESVLLPYNLQLGLNFLWSFLFFKWGLRGTALAEMALLLATITWTTYEFYQYDQTAGNLMLPYIAWVMFAMGLNCSIWKLNK, from the coding sequence ATGGAGTTCTTGAAAGTAAATGGCAAGATCAAACCGGGTAAACTGGCGCTGAGCATAATGGTGCCGGTTGTCGGTGGGTCACTGGCTGGGGCATTCGCAAACCGCAACACCCAAGAAGAATACAGTGTACTGAAAAAGCCGTCTTTTTCTCCACCTCCTTGGGTTTTTCCTTTGGCATGGACCGCTTTATACGCTTCTATGGGAATGGCAAAATACAGAGCAACGGAAAAAGCTGCCTTGAAAACAGCAGAAGAGAGCGTACTGCTGCCTTACAATTTGCAGTTGGGTCTGAATTTTTTGTGGTCATTCCTATTTTTCAAATGGGGGTTACGTGGCACTGCACTTGCGGAAATGGCTTTGCTGCTGGCGACAATCACTTGGACGACCTATGAATTTTACCAATACGATCAAACAGCTGGCAATCTCATGCTTCCTTACATCGCTTGGGTCATGTTCGCAATGGGCTTGAACTGCTCGATTTGGAAGCTGAATAAATGA
- a CDS encoding type 1 glutamine amidotransferase domain-containing protein, protein MAKVLAVLSSGHKDTNNNYETGWWAEELFAPKEILEKAGHQVDLASPLGGKPTLDQVSISEDYDPEGKYKKMYESGIADNTMALSDVTAKDYDVVFIVGGHGAMYDLAESEELRNIINTVYDNGNIVSAVCHGPAPLVWTMRPNGKSIIDGLDVTGYPEAVEPEGLPEILPFSLEAKMSEVANYSADNKVVWGNDQLVTGRDPFSAEELAEELVKALDKKSKQED, encoded by the coding sequence ATGGCAAAAGTATTAGCAGTCTTATCAAGTGGACATAAAGATACAAACAATAACTACGAAACTGGCTGGTGGGCAGAAGAGTTGTTCGCACCGAAAGAGATTTTAGAAAAAGCAGGACACCAAGTAGACTTAGCTTCACCACTGGGCGGTAAACCAACGCTTGACCAAGTCAGCATTAGTGAAGATTACGATCCAGAAGGCAAATACAAAAAAATGTATGAATCGGGAATAGCAGATAATACAATGGCTCTTTCAGACGTCACTGCAAAAGACTATGACGTGGTCTTCATCGTAGGAGGTCACGGAGCGATGTATGACCTCGCTGAAAGTGAAGAGCTGCGCAACATCATCAATACCGTCTACGACAACGGCAACATCGTTTCGGCTGTCTGTCACGGACCAGCGCCACTAGTATGGACAATGCGTCCAAATGGCAAAAGCATCATTGATGGGTTGGATGTAACTGGTTACCCAGAAGCGGTAGAACCTGAAGGCCTTCCAGAAATCTTACCATTTAGCTTGGAAGCGAAAATGAGCGAAGTTGCCAATTATAGTGCTGACAACAAAGTTGTATGGGGCAATGATCAATTGGTAACTGGCCGCGATCCGTTTTCTGCTGAAGAATTGGCTGAAGAATTAGTGAAGGCTTTAGATAAAAAAAGCAAGCAGGAGGACTGA
- a CDS encoding putative quinol monooxygenase, with protein MEPILITAILKPNEHMADQLLTELNKVLIASRAEAGCLSYVLHQSIEDDTFVLHESWQDKDALESHVASRHYQEYRTNTADLVSKREVFKLKAL; from the coding sequence ATGGAGCCCATCCTAATTACAGCTATTTTAAAACCTAACGAACACATGGCAGATCAATTATTAACAGAGTTGAACAAAGTACTAATTGCGTCACGCGCAGAAGCAGGATGCCTAAGCTATGTTCTCCATCAATCGATTGAAGACGACACGTTTGTTCTTCACGAATCATGGCAAGACAAAGACGCGTTGGAGAGCCATGTTGCTTCTCGTCATTATCAAGAATACCGGACGAACACAGCGGACTTGGTTTCAAAGCGAGAAGTGTTTAAGTTAAAAGCTCTGTGA
- a CDS encoding M20 metallopeptidase family protein — protein MTEQAQELFNEMRAFRRDLHENPELSGEETDTSRKIQKKLDEYGIDYSTGYAKTGVLGVIQGGKPGKTVGLRADIDALPILEKADVPFKSKVDGKMHACGHDAHTAMLLGVGKLLQDRKQDMAGTILLIFQPAEENAPTGGSEQMMEDGVFDNYQPDVLMAQHVWPGLPVGQVGIIDGAIMGNSDRFQVTLHGAGGHASMPHQTVDAIIIANQVMSAIQTIISRNANPMDSGVITIGKITGGYRYNVVADTVVLEGTIRSLSDDTKKLLKKRFHEVVEGAVAMMGGTCDIDYSDGYPATINTKRWAEVVRKSAKRQLGDGGVPEVIGSMAGEDFGRFLKKYEGIYYWLGTSIGENQKPLHDPGFMIDEQAMSIGAELMAQAALDVLTELNE, from the coding sequence ATGACAGAGCAAGCACAAGAGTTGTTTAATGAAATGCGCGCATTTCGGCGAGATCTTCATGAGAATCCAGAATTGAGCGGCGAAGAAACGGACACTTCGCGGAAGATACAAAAGAAGCTTGATGAATATGGCATCGATTATTCTACCGGATATGCTAAAACGGGTGTGCTCGGTGTTATTCAAGGAGGCAAACCGGGGAAAACGGTTGGTTTGCGTGCAGATATCGATGCATTGCCGATTTTGGAGAAAGCGGATGTTCCGTTTAAGTCTAAAGTTGATGGCAAAATGCACGCATGTGGCCACGACGCCCATACGGCGATGCTTTTAGGAGTGGGGAAATTGCTGCAAGATCGGAAACAAGACATGGCCGGAACGATTTTGCTCATTTTCCAACCTGCTGAAGAAAATGCGCCGACGGGCGGTTCAGAACAGATGATGGAAGATGGTGTTTTTGACAACTACCAGCCAGATGTCTTAATGGCTCAGCATGTTTGGCCGGGTCTTCCGGTTGGACAAGTGGGCATTATTGACGGAGCCATTATGGGGAATTCCGATCGTTTTCAAGTAACGCTGCACGGAGCGGGTGGACACGCATCGATGCCTCATCAAACAGTTGATGCTATTATCATCGCCAATCAAGTGATGTCCGCCATACAGACCATCATCAGTCGAAACGCCAACCCAATGGATTCCGGTGTTATCACCATCGGTAAAATCACAGGAGGCTACCGTTACAACGTTGTGGCGGATACAGTCGTGCTCGAAGGAACGATTCGCTCACTATCAGACGACACAAAGAAACTATTGAAAAAGCGTTTCCATGAAGTAGTCGAAGGAGCCGTAGCTATGATGGGCGGTACATGTGATATCGATTATTCGGACGGCTATCCAGCAACTATCAACACAAAACGTTGGGCTGAAGTGGTCCGCAAGTCGGCAAAACGTCAATTAGGAGATGGGGGCGTACCAGAAGTTATCGGCAGCATGGCAGGAGAAGATTTTGGACGTTTTTTGAAGAAATACGAAGGGATTTACTACTGGCTCGGGACTTCGATAGGTGAAAACCAAAAACCGCTCCATGATCCTGGCTTTATGATTGACGAACAAGCGATGTCGATTGGGGCAGAATTGATGGCGCAAGCAGCGCTCGACGTGCTAACAGAATTGAATGAATAG
- a CDS encoding amidohydrolase, translating to MIDLVEQFMAEIEPYVIEQRRKRHGYPEIGFAEYVTTYELSEQLTGKGFSLFYGTELLTSEERMGVPSDEFLKTNEQRALDKGVPPAFLEKMKGGHTGLAAVLDTGRSGPNFAYRFDIDALPIEESDVAEHVPAQQAFRSQITGMMHACGHDGHAAIGLGLVDYLSKNKDRLCGKYTILFQPAEEGGRGAKAIVDKGWLDDADFFLSGHVGLHDLPAGTVAAATSRFLASSKINATFIGKSAHSGLEPNEGRNALLAAASATVHLHSISRHKDGATRINVGTLHAGSGRNIIAEKAFMEIETRGETNQLDEYMQQNAQRILQASASLYDVELELEYVGKAISTSADLKFAGIVERACASSKNLKIVPDLAIGASEDVTYMIERVRERGGLATFMIFASPLPAGHHHPRFDYDEQALMAGLETLIRTTEYLLKEDGICESLVD from the coding sequence ATGATAGATCTTGTTGAACAGTTCATGGCAGAAATCGAGCCGTATGTCATCGAGCAAAGACGCAAGCGGCACGGATACCCTGAAATTGGGTTTGCTGAATATGTAACCACTTATGAGTTGAGTGAACAGTTAACGGGGAAAGGGTTTTCGCTTTTTTATGGAACCGAGCTGTTAACGAGTGAAGAACGAATGGGTGTGCCAAGTGATGAATTCCTCAAAACAAACGAACAACGAGCGCTCGACAAAGGAGTGCCGCCTGCTTTTCTTGAAAAGATGAAAGGCGGACATACCGGACTCGCCGCCGTACTCGATACGGGTCGTTCGGGACCGAATTTTGCTTACCGTTTTGATATCGATGCATTGCCGATTGAAGAGTCTGATGTTGCTGAACATGTACCTGCACAACAAGCATTCCGCTCGCAAATTACAGGAATGATGCATGCATGCGGTCACGACGGACATGCGGCAATTGGGCTCGGACTGGTTGACTATTTGTCTAAAAACAAAGATCGGTTATGCGGCAAGTATACGATTTTGTTCCAACCTGCAGAAGAAGGAGGACGCGGAGCTAAGGCCATAGTGGATAAAGGATGGTTGGATGATGCTGATTTTTTCCTGAGCGGTCACGTTGGGCTTCATGATTTGCCAGCAGGTACAGTAGCTGCCGCCACATCGAGGTTTTTGGCCAGTTCTAAGATCAATGCAACATTTATCGGCAAATCGGCACATTCCGGTTTAGAACCCAATGAAGGACGTAACGCTTTGCTTGCTGCCGCTTCTGCCACGGTACATTTGCACAGCATTTCGCGTCATAAAGACGGAGCGACACGTATCAACGTCGGTACTTTGCATGCAGGATCAGGGCGCAATATCATTGCAGAAAAAGCGTTTATGGAAATTGAAACACGCGGTGAGACCAACCAATTAGATGAGTATATGCAACAAAATGCGCAGCGTATTCTTCAAGCGAGTGCGAGTTTATACGATGTCGAGCTAGAACTTGAATATGTGGGAAAAGCGATTTCGACATCTGCAGATCTCAAGTTTGCTGGCATCGTCGAACGGGCGTGTGCTTCGTCAAAAAACTTGAAAATTGTCCCGGATTTGGCAATTGGTGCTTCAGAAGACGTTACGTATATGATCGAGCGCGTCCGGGAACGCGGAGGACTAGCAACATTTATGATTTTTGCTAGTCCCTTGCCTGCTGGTCATCACCATCCCCGCTTTGATTATGATGAGCAGGCATTGATGGCTGGTTTGGAGACCTTGATTCGAACGACTGAATATTTGCTGAAGGAGGACGGTATATGTGAAAGCCTGGTTGATTGA
- a CDS encoding M20 family metallo-hydrolase, protein MKAWLIEQLQRLNMSEALVRPEGFTRQGYTTEETNAITVFRAIAEELGLASVEDAAGNIIARWEVPGGENAAVATGSHLDTVPNGGAFDGGAGIVCSLGAVKLLKQASFEPQRPIEVICFRSEESSRFGVSTIGSKAMSGLFDPTIGSLKDQHGTTLAEAVASQGFDWENLSKAKRPKEQLQSFVELHIEQGLHIVEHQKNYGVVKSIACPIRLTVTFNGKAGHTGTTPMDRRQDALTTAALFISFVQETALQLNDAYEKSLVATVSKLTSAPNSMNVIPHTVIAGVDIRSVDDLLKQKMAKAIRIEAERIEQTTGVSIAIDVLVDNPSVLLDPPLAEQLASDHETYSVHHMDSGAGHDVMNMAQVWPSGLLFIPCEDGLSHHPDESATAEDLVMGAELLARFLMEATTQ, encoded by the coding sequence GTGAAAGCCTGGTTGATTGAGCAATTACAGCGATTGAATATGAGTGAGGCATTGGTGAGACCAGAAGGATTTACGCGACAAGGTTATACAACAGAAGAAACCAATGCCATTACGGTTTTTAGAGCGATTGCTGAAGAGCTAGGTTTGGCTAGTGTGGAAGATGCTGCGGGCAACATCATTGCGCGCTGGGAAGTTCCAGGAGGCGAAAACGCAGCAGTAGCGACCGGATCCCATCTTGATACTGTGCCAAACGGCGGCGCTTTTGACGGAGGTGCAGGCATCGTCTGCAGCCTAGGAGCAGTCAAACTGCTAAAACAAGCTAGTTTCGAACCACAGCGGCCAATTGAAGTGATTTGCTTTCGTTCAGAAGAATCATCACGGTTTGGCGTATCGACAATTGGCAGCAAAGCCATGAGTGGGTTGTTCGATCCCACAATCGGCAGTCTCAAAGACCAGCATGGCACGACGCTCGCAGAAGCTGTTGCCAGTCAAGGTTTTGACTGGGAAAATTTATCCAAAGCGAAACGTCCAAAAGAACAGCTTCAAAGCTTTGTTGAACTGCATATCGAGCAAGGGCTACACATTGTCGAACATCAAAAAAATTACGGAGTTGTTAAAAGCATCGCTTGCCCCATTCGGTTGACGGTCACGTTTAATGGAAAAGCGGGACACACTGGAACAACGCCGATGGATCGCAGACAAGATGCTTTGACAACAGCCGCTCTTTTTATTTCATTTGTTCAAGAAACAGCTCTTCAACTAAACGATGCATATGAGAAATCGCTTGTGGCAACGGTAAGTAAATTGACGTCGGCTCCAAACTCAATGAATGTGATTCCGCACACGGTCATAGCCGGAGTCGATATTCGCAGCGTGGATGATTTGTTGAAACAGAAAATGGCAAAGGCTATACGGATTGAAGCCGAGCGTATAGAACAAACAACAGGCGTTTCAATCGCAATCGATGTGTTGGTTGATAATCCATCTGTTTTGCTTGATCCACCTTTAGCCGAGCAACTAGCTAGCGATCATGAGACGTATTCGGTGCACCATATGGATAGCGGCGCAGGGCACGATGTGATGAATATGGCACAAGTCTGGCCGAGCGGATTGTTGTTTATTCCTTGTGAAGACGGCTTGAGTCACCACCCAGATGAATCTGCAACGGCAGAAGATTTAGTGATGGGTGCCGAGCTATTGGCCCGCTTTTTAATGGAGGCTACGACTCAATGA